TGTGTTCGCTAATGAGACTAATATCCACTAGAATACAAAGCAACTATATATCACTTTACtgcgttcaacaatgagcaagcaAATCCCCGTATATTGACCAAATAACCAAACAATTTTCCTTCATCAATAAATATACCAAACCAAGAACATATTTGACAGAGAATTGAAAATTCAAAATCGGACGAAGTGGTTTCCTTTTAACTAAGATCATGTTCCTATTGGCATAGTTAGTCGTATTTTGTCAAATCAATTAAATTAAAAGGCCTAATTTACAATGACCTATTccaatgttattttcttttttagaaatattttaccAGGAAATTTGGTCGCTGCTACTTTTCAAGTTGTAAGATTAATTTATATTTACACACCATAATAGTATCAAAATCTCATATAATGTTTCAAGAAACTTTTATTCAAACAACTAAAATAAATTACATATTAATTATATCTCGTGTAAACGTTGATTTCGTTTTAGATTTGACATTTTGCTTTGATTTGAATTTATGCTTTGAAACAGTTGAATGACAGCTGTAAGAGTAAATTGGGCAACTTTTGCAGATTTTTAGGCAATTTTTGAAACGGGAGATGGACATAATTTTGATTAGTGGAATGTcgtttattaatatatattagaGTTTTaatatatggaaaaaaaaaaaaaaaaaaggcatatgAAAAAGTAAGTGAACAATCGTACACAcaagatttaaatattttgtttcttccatttagttatataaaaaaaaacacttcaaatagaatgaaattcaaaacagtgtggctgtggccattgattgacacattaaattcatccattgactgggacaatttaggtgaacgtttgtatgtaacgaccactgatcactatgtactttttaaagacacttaaactatggggtcaccaaaggttctcaacacctcaataaagtaattcgaaaaaattaatcagaaatagcacgatgttttgatttataccaattatataaatcaaaacataaaggttattcctgattattttttcgaattactttataattaaaggcgttaagaaacctttggtgaccccacagtttaaatgtctatcgtaggtacgtcgtgaacagtggtcgttacagacaaacgttcacgtaaattgtcccagtcaatggatgaatttaatgtgtcaatcaatggccacagccacactgttttgaatttcatacttaGTTACTTTCTGTCATTTTTGGTGAGTAACTGTTGCTAGCACTTAGAGTGTACGATAATCAGGTATACATgaagcatatttttttaatgtttgaacCATTCAACAAAATTGTAACTTTTCATTTTCCAGACAATGACGAAGTACGAAATCGGTGAGCGTATTGTCAACACAACAATAAATGGGACTCACTCGCAGGATGTTATCTCTTTTATAAAGAGCAAAAATCTCGGTACTTCAAATAGTGTCAACATGCTTGGTACgtaaaaagaaacatataacgTTAACAAGGTTTATATGGAATTTTTGgatataatacaaaataaaaccaacTTGAACAATCAGAACATTCTTATAGATGGAAATGTTAAATAGTATAGCTATAGGATACACACTTCTTTATAAGAGAACTATCCAGTTTAATGTCATAAACTTGTAAACAAGTACAATCTAGTACATAGCAACACTCTGTTGAAGACTGGAGAAATCGTCGTGGCACTTCTGCCTTAACATAATGTCACTTTGATTTATATTATATGTTATCAATCATCATCCTTTACAGTCATAAGACTATCTTATCATTTGGTCTGTATCAGTATTCGTTGCAACTAAGTCCACTATTCTCTTGAAAATGTTTCTGTTTTTATCGTATACTAAAAAAAATGCACCCTTTATCTATAGGAATAATATGGACATAGGCAcaattgtaatccgactagacaaaatcgactgagtttccccgaatgttatatgacgcacctaactgtcggggtgctttgccgaactattcggacccttcccgacaaatatcaatgattaaactgacaaccccatacaTTTCTTACTATACTTCACCTCTGTCGCAGGTTAGAGTTGGGATTGAGCGCTCAATCCTACCTCTAACCTGCGACAGGGGTAAAGTATAGTAAGTTTACATTAAAGTGCAATGTAACTTGTAACAACTATTTCTAGTACTTCCGAACTACTGTTGAttacttttgtttcctttttaggAATACTGGTCATAAGTTCATTTTTCGGGATGGCAACAGCAGCTACCGGTAAAATTGGACGTCCATTTTTCAAGTTTTTCTATGCAGCGACTGAAATAGTACTTGTAATTCTAGAAAAGATATTatggtttgttttatattatgGAAATAGGAGTACATTATGCGAAAAGCTGTTCAATTAAACAGGTTTTCAAAATAATCGAGAATCATAAATACATCGTCTAAATCTAACATAGTACGTATAAAAATAAAGAGTTGCGGTTGCAATGCGACAACCATTCAACAGAGCTAGAACAAAATGGTAGCAAgcaactatagatcactgtacgaTCCTCAGCAACGAATAAAATCCATCACCGTATAGTTGTCTTTGAACGGTCCAAAcatgaaaaatttgaaacaattcgaatgagaaaactaacgaccgaCCTAATTCATAAAAATTACATATGAGCCAACGACAACCACGTGCACTGTACTATCGGCTCATAActagggacagacacatacaaaatgtgttggggataaatatgtttgtgagcgctcaatccTACCTCTAACCTGCGACAGATGTAAAATAGCACAAACAGCAAAATGTTGCGGCTGTATAATCATAGGTGGTCGTctttgtcgtcgtccgaagacatttggtttccagacaataacatgAGTGAGTATACATTTGAAAGTGTATGGATCGCTAGATGtattcaaattcatatttttttcttaaaggtTTACGCCAATTGGGGTTGCCAGTTTAATCATGAGGGAAGTCGCGGGAGCAGATGATTTACAAGGAAACTTTATGAGACTTGGTATATTTATTGGTACCTTTATGTTGGGACAGGTTATAGCTCTGTTTATCGTTCTTCCAATTATATATGTTGTCATCGTCAGAAGGAATCCTCTGAAGTTTTTTACGTCTCTTGCAGAGCCAATGTTGATAGTCTTGGCCACAACTTTAACGTGagcatttatttatgtattatacaaaattaaacaatacATTATGAAAAAACAAGATGTAAAAACACATTGAAATGAAAGTTTATTTAAGAATGGCtgagattgctgttagccaatcaaactTACGTATTATAATGAaccatatacattgtatgtacttTAATTGTTATACTTTAAAAACTCTACTTAAGACATTCAAAACAGAATTATGTTTGCTGATACTTATAAAAACATACAAtctttttttcaaagataaagcTTATAAAACATGTTATCTCTTATTTCAGACATATTGGTATTGGTATATATCGAcctttttattttgcaaattaaaaatcaatacaaataaCTGAGTTTTTGgttgatattgtttttgtattgttatgagttacaatttatgactaaaattagcaaagacccatcgaaacaacatttgatacaaaaatttaacgatacttttagatatttggatgatatattggctctcaataatgacgacttcagtatgtatactaaagaaatttatcctgttgaacttactttaaataaactaatactaacaatgaccactgccctttcctcgatcttgatatctatatcattaacgggaagcttaatacaaaaatttatgataaagagatgatttttcaattCCTATCGTTACattgtaattatccatttttagatggtgaccttcccttgtcaccatcttatggtgtttatatatctcaacttgtacgattcgctcgtgtatataacaacgtattagattttagcgagagaaatttatgtattactgaaaaattattacaccagagtttttgatatcacaaattggtcaaaacatttactgaattttatcaccggtataaggaaataattcgtaaatataactcaacatgcagacatcttatacgttccggtatttcacatccatttttttatggtaatattctttacaaagcacaaacatgtcagtattcacctcaaaagcttacaaaacctttaaacagacttaagaagggatatatatgtagttacgatactgttgtcaggtcattaaagattgcatattttggctttaatattgattcacttatagggtctttgcatcggaactaaacacatttatttaaaaaaaaaacagttgttggcatgacacgggttatgttcttctcatatattttatgatagtatgatactcaacccctaacgggagggattgtgcctgatattcatatgatgaagacataatctttcaatcagtttaattgaggtctggagctggcatgtcagttaactgctagtagtctgatgttatttatgtattattgtcattttgtttattttctttggttacatcttctaacatcagactcggacttctcttgaactgaattttaatgtgcgtattgttatgtatttacttttctacattggctagaggtatagggggagggttgagatctcataaacatgtttaaccccgccgcaattttgcgcctgtcccaagtcgggagcctctggccttttttagtcttgtatgatttttaatcttagtttcttgtgtataattcggagtttagtatgacgtccattaccactgtactagtatacatatttttagggccagctgaaggacacctacgggtgcgggaattctcgctacattgaagacccatttgtggccttcggctgttgtctgctctatggtcgggttgttgtcactttgacacattccccacgTTCTTtctcattttattatataaacacATGTATCTACTagtatttatgaaatttcaatatataagctatatttccttttttattctttaaacattattttcattaaatcaattcataatattttttccaGATCTATAGCTATGCCTGAATCTTTGAGGAAATTAGAAGGACCATATAACAAAATAGACAAACGTATAACCCGCTTCATTGTTCCTTTAAATGCAGCTATAGGACGGACCGGAAGTTGTATATTTCTATCAGCATCGTGTGTCTTTATTTCACAACTAGAAAATCAAGATCAAAATGCGGGATCAATTGTACTcattatgtatgtacaaaatcaaatttgaagcTAATTTTTACAGTAAttgatattgtttaaaaaaaaatcattaaatttacaagaattttctttatttaacaTTGATATCTTGAACCTATTTCTAATGTTTTATGCAATGTTTGGACAGCAAATGATCATTCAATCCTGCTAAAGAGGAGCATCGGTGGCCAAGTGGTGTAAGTAGTTCTTCCACTGTAGTCagtagccagtcaacactgatgttgtgagcTCGAACACCGCTTGCTCACGAATGCGGATGCACTCGACTCCCATCTATAACTGACTAGAATTATCAATTTTCCTATCGAATGTAGGTgtttttctccgggcactccgacTTCCTCCACCagtaaaaactggccgccacgaaatagccttaAAGTGGCCCCTAAAAGTGATAttaaaacatcaacaatcaatcaatccttacaaaaagcaaaataactttTAGAAATTCCATGCGTCTGAATCGCAATTCTTTATCTTCCTTCATCAGAAACGCAGCCGCTTATACTCAAATATTTGTAAAAGCAAGTGATATATGAATACGTACCAACATAAGAAGCTAAATGACAAAAAGAATCATAAAATCAATTCATCtcatttcctttaattttttaataagtgTGTTTTATTCGTGCATATATAAGAACA
Above is a window of Mytilus galloprovincialis chromosome 7, xbMytGall1.hap1.1, whole genome shotgun sequence DNA encoding:
- the LOC143082802 gene encoding excitatory amino acid transporter 1-like isoform X2 — its product is MASSDKSCLYFIKTNLLVILTLIGVVIGFAIGISVRELHPSADALMWIGILGELYLNVIKMMIVPLVASSIISGGRSSQLRPVSAAKTNIQTQDVFADLLRNILPGNLVAATFQVTMTKYEIGERIVNTTINGTHSQDVISFIKSKNLGTSNSVNMLGILVISSFFGMATAATGKIGRPFFKFFYAATEIVLVILEKILWFTPIGVASLIMREVAGADDLQGNFMRLGIFIGTFMLGQVIALFIVLPIIYVVIVRRNPLKFFTSLAEPMLIVLATTLTSIAMPESLRKLEGPYNKIDKRITRFIVPLNAAIGRTGSCIFLSASCVFISQLENQDQNAGSIVLIILLVTLMSFAVPSIPSGSLVTIIILLSAIGIPPEAASLLFAFDWFSDRMRSLTNIYYQCLTSAVTYKVCKSSLRSICDDGKVGLHDDIEGETIIPIVDENNKEIEIRAEFISV